Within Sorghum bicolor cultivar BTx623 chromosome 2, Sorghum_bicolor_NCBIv3, whole genome shotgun sequence, the genomic segment gaaaaataagtatatattttctattgcgtcggtaggaaatttggagaagtcacgggagtgtttgctcactgagaaacactcatcggacgctgagtgcggaggcaccggacgctagcctcagagtccggtgtgcttgaccctgctagggttgagcaccggacgcactctgagagcgtccggtggttagtgtccggtgtgcgggtgttttgcgaccctctctgcgcatgggtccggtgagcaccggacgctaccggtgcttagcgtccggtgacccacaggtttgcggaactctctgcgcatgagtccggtgtgcaccggacgcgtccggtgtggacctgcagagcgtccggtgatccgcagGTAACCGTTtggatctgacacgcgagattcaggaTGGACACATGGCCAActctagagcaccggacgcagggcgtcgagcgtccggtgctcacttagtagcgtccggtgcccccgttttcagcctagtgaaaacagccaacggctagtttttgagggggggcttataaatagttggtggccgtcTTTGGGAGGAAATTTTCTTGCACatctgattacttgagacatacattgagctagagaacactccctccgaatcctgcctcgcaagctcggcaggagggagagaggaacccaaacccctctcaaccctaggaactccacctcctttgcaaatgtgctaacaccaacaagtgtccaccaaagtgcatgtgtgttagcttttcacaaacatttttccaaaggagttaagttagcactttactagatcctaatgcatatgctcaagatgtagacctagtagcacttgattcgagagatgaccgtgatttcccctcttgatagtcggctatctatcctaaatccggtcaatcacttctctactcatctgagaccaacaaaagtaaaaccctatgtttatacctttgcattGATCACTTTgttcctcgtctatcaccatgatctttacttcatgcttcatccctttgtgatcatgtggccacctttccatgccaccatgtacCTTCatgacatgtgttgctatgcctaactcaaatcacttaaacacgaggcattagcaacttggtgtcattaattaccaaaaccaaacttgggcttccactagcttaatcattttctaaaaaataaaaaaaattatatattttccttttatcctttgccttatctctgctattctttcttcttatctaatccttgatctctggtctatcatgaatccaaacatgtctatctatgaatttcataggcCTACGggtacacatctcgaaccaccaaaatcttcaaagcctatcatagcatctagttttgagatagaccccgaatacatagaatttgttcaaaaacaacctttctcaggagaaggtgaagaaaacccttatacacacctaagagagttttatcgagtctgtgacctccttcgcatagaaggcatgtctgatgagacccttaaatggaagctctttccgttctctttaacaggaaaagctagacattggtacaaactcaaagtagagagtgttcatggagatcggaaggagttatataatagttttctttttaaatattttccaatctccaaagtggtggaacttcggcatgagattatttcttttagacaacttgaagaagaatctcttggcaaatcatgggaccgctttattaaccttactctcactggcccaaagctttctattctagaagaagttcttctaattcacttttttgagggccttagtagggaaaataagcaaaccttgaatacagcctctagaggatccttctatcacctacctgctagtgaagctagggatttaattgattcattgagtggaaagtttcctaccatttgctagacaagaagaagaagtttcgatagctagatcacaaccacttcaatcccaaactttagctatcgatcctaaaccatcaataccccaaaattctccaaggcaggaaggaattctgaccttaaatctttcagatgttgatggtttagacttctggttccataagagaccttcaagcagggataattcaagtccttgcaataatggttctcttagagaatgtcctagttcctgttatgaagaagtcgaggatgacatatcaaatgaaggagagctaaaccatatagaagattctatctgctccccttccatgttcacaaattctaaatccatccttgaccttagagacccctcttatctcTCTCTTTTTAGTCTCATGACGATCCTAGCAATCtatcaagacgatcaaaccataggagtcataaagaccatgaggatggcatgtcaagtaatgtcatagaaggagagctaagccatatagaaaattctaacacctcccctttcctgatcacaagttctaaatggctagaatgtttagaatggatggacaaggaagaagcattaatggattctgactttggctcaatttcaaatggtgagttcttgactccctttgaagatgagattcatccaactacagaagaggacatagctgagaccaatccaggaaaaactccgaacattcagattggagacgaagataacattaattagcatggaatttatttcatagccacttcgtttactccatgctcatatgcaacatcttcccaatcttttggtctctccaacatcaccacattcgagatctccaaccccctcttcctttctatttataaaaactttaaaagggcggttgttaatgcatatgtctataataaatattgcagatctcgttgagttgatcttgatataggtcagcgttggaagagaaaccacttcgccgacataaattgatggtttcccaaggacaagcttagtgtcctaaaataagcactgatcagatcgtaacatgagctttttattatttacaacattaccttgtgtattgagcatataaggataattgtaaaaacattccttcgggtattcttgtcactaacctttccaggattggagcaagaagattggatgaatgacaagcacaaggtatgtccaaccaatcatcatacaacattgaattaaatccaacttgaattttgcaaaattcaagcttgggggagtactttacataaaaacatcctttgccatgttgctatgttggttgtccctacctttgagacatgctcaatttgttaaatactaatcacactacttcatctccacttgagtagaactctataaatgctctcatgttacctttatttgctttagtatatgtctaggtttggagtagtttcatttatctcttaaataagcatagtgcttagtttaggaatgatgatcttacttccaagggattttaaattaagcatggtgcttaggttaaaatgccctcctaaatcaaattagacatggtgtctaggttgatttttgagccgattgtatgctatagtagatattggatattttgttggactaaccccctacaggaaaactttcaatatcaacctgggaagtcctgagataaactcacattggagacaaagagagagacacatcaagtttaacaatttacacaagaaagacgtagctcataagagatgatccatggagggtgccacaaacacgatgcacaaccgctaagaaaggaaagcttccacaaggtgacactgtaccatcactcttcaattaaggtaacatcttaagatatgtgactatcacttttataagcttctccttggttctggcgttcacataaataaagagacaaacatgtatgatttataactccaaattaaccaacccaactgattcagcatgtttagtcctttaatctttgttcctagtactacctccatgatcccacactcctaatcatatgagctaaaatgttgcacattcaatctttgggaagatataaagaaaaagacatatacatagatagattatctttccataaggttgagcgatctgatctaacaaatgttttaaatgctacactcatgaacttatcacccatcaactttgtcttgctccctatgcttaaggatagagaagaataaatatacttttggttctgttggtgttttccaccaacaggacccatgcacttgatctctgccttgtctctatgagtaggacacattttgagaaacatggaggatttttcaactctcagactctaccaagtgaaggacctgaacctacgagcacaaacacactgagcaagatactgccaacgccgcacttcgaactgctgggcaaacgaagaacatgggtgacaccgtatcaagaggtgcagacgtaaaggtccacacctgaatcaaatgacgcagctgaagaatgaacacggtgagaagtcttgttcagaagacttaaaacattgaaccctcgccctaaggtaaaatcggtagttatccatatttatcctttctgtattctcttttcccttaaattatttactttccttaaatggcttgttagttaatcatgctatcttgaaaagaaaataaaaatattaaaaatactaagccccatgtgagtatgctcgtggcataaaacccataagtacattcactgtggtggtgtaaaaacaaaataaatatattcctatcctatagaaatgaaaatataaaaataaatttatgatcctaccaaagagagtaatatttattagaggaagcttgacatgataaaggcaaagagatttttatgctaacacttaaccagttccacaaagctttgttctctatttgagctccacagaaatcaagggtcaaagaagactagcagacggaggacatcctaatcgttgttagggtgctgccgacattcaaatatacctccgccacctgctagctacattagaaaaaattacgtcaaaatccagcttgggtgagagcacccccatttatccagctaagtgtttctattcccatttatactttactcaaataataaaaagatgcataatcataaaaacccaaataaagattttatgcttatatatatatatatctttgcttagtttgttaaataaataaataaagtttgctatgaaccctaatgataagctctcacatggaaatgatgaatagttgctctgccatgactagttctcaaaattgaaatctctctcaagtttaggcatgactgctataatttaaagcttgctctaaatctaaacttgtgggaagagtactgatcaaaagtctaagtcgttaacggatatgatatgggaaggttgagctgctgtttatctgttcctagagatactagaattctagagaattttatctttaaaaatgtttaaaatgttgcatgatgagtttctgtatgatgagagtataaaatcctaccacagccatatacacatgcttattagactatgaaccatacatttactttttactacttatgagcattgagtgtcgtcaagctgtgtagacccttaggagcttgtcatgcggttaaaatcaagattcacttgtgtaatacccgattttaaggacaaaaccagatatgcaccatatgtgagttttagaagccaaatctcacatatagctacaaataagtgctaatatcaaaagacaatgcataaatatataacgtacttagtataaaagagataacctttaaaagcaaacaacggatagacaactccaacttcgggtattaacttctctctacaggatccaactgactggttgatcacaagcctaaactcctcctgaagtatgggggaaatagcaagagtgagtccatgtcgaactccacaagtatagcaactagattgtatagctcccacaatctcatgatcaatgtgcatggcataaataatgtaaagcattaaacaataaacaatgagtattttaacacacaagattcatcacccttaatgtagatgtccccaaggccgctcctgaccgtgagctcggctagtatactagtttttaacactctgcagaggttgtacatctttacccatgagtcatgatttacctttTCGCCCGAgacccgtcgacctcttaacccactaccaaggaaggtcggcagggatcactatgaagcctttccaaagtttgtctaacatgttagggccgcaaggtttccttcgcgagcagatatagataccccccttccgaatggcacaatgacgcgcagcctatacacatagggacaggggctcgcactatacacatgtcggttcagcccctctagcgccctttcgggtaacctctaacaagctagaaaaggtctccatactgagctaaagccagagccattatagccctcatgtttgcactgttgtcccgggtgatcacgtacagataaatcatcaagttgctaaaaagtcacttttatcatttattacttaacattaatctagtcacaggatcatggtcatagaaataaaatccaaattactatacttgccttaatccatttgctcttgctagttgtccaaggctctgatcttgttcAATGAAGTACTCTTATTCACCACGAATTGTTTACCATCTAAttccgatcatcgatcatcaacatacAAACAATCGAggccaaacatacacgaagcaaacaaggctacaattagaacagtacaccaatcatataaaaacagtaagaaaagcttataaaatgattctacgcatcgctacgatctcacagacatAAAGATCACGAGAATCGGAGCTACAACGGaagagttatgaattttctaagattttatatagaaaagaaattaattaaacaaaaagataaggcATGACTAACCAAACAGTAGATGAGAGGGATTATAGGCAAACAGCCAAACATGTAGGATGGATGCGTCAATTATGTATGTATGTAGTCCTACTTTGCAGGCTTACATGGAATTGTTGTAGCAGAACATTAGGGGATCTGCTTGCTTGGTCATGAGGTGGCGCTGATCAAGATGGTTGGAACATATACGATGCACAGATCATGGCCTATGGGCCTTGTGTCTCGGCCACTGAGTTAGCCTAGCAGCGCTGTAACTTTTAATAAAGACAGATATCAAAACATAAACTGGAAGCAACGGGCGAAGAGCAGGTATAGTTCTAGTTAAAGAAAAATAAGAATAGCCGGGGTGTAACACGAATCGAGGCTCACCACTCTGACGATGATGATTTCTGGATGAACTCTGGTGCTAACGGCGCCCAGAGACGGAAGTGTCGACGAGAGGAAGATGCACGTTGATGGAGATTATTATGACCAACAATCGTGGTCTTCATGGATGTGCATGCCATTCAATAAAAACCTGGCGTCAAGCACGGCATCATGATGAAGTTCCTTGGGCGATCATGTACTGTCGTGATCTTGGTTGTTGCTCGCTTCTTTATGGCTAGCTGAAGATCGATCGTCCACCAGTGCTTGACTATCAGATTAATACAGCAAGCCTCGGACGCAAGGCAAGGAGCGGTCGGCGGTGGGATCAGATGGAATTGATAAAGTAGACGGCGGAGGTaggatgcatatatatatatatatatagagacatAGGGTTAGGACTGAGTTGGAATTGGGCTAgggtttattattttcgaaatatTTAATtgttttcggaattaattattttcatagacaaaataattttaaaaaaaagtccaaaattattatttaagccatgaaaaatactccgaaagctctgAAAATTCAGAGGAAATTCTTGGAGATATTATGAAACATaaagaacccaaataaagtatttggagctcatggtAAGATAATATGGAGCCtctaaaattagattatgctcacggaAAAGACCGAAAAATTTTTCGAGAAGTTTGTAGACATTGCTTGATGGACAAGAACTGAAAGGAGTGACTTAGgttttgaaagaaaagattctgacctgagagacaaggaatttgattgtagaaaaagataaatacgtaccgaaaaagaaagatcgatctactaaacgtattttaaagacTTCACTCACTaacaacacacaaaggagcaacaagcaaacattacatcaaatcgaatgcaccagcatgtatgcacaacaatattgctaaaccttatgataaattttaaattaataaaaaatattatttttcctatatttttatgagcacaaaaatacataattaaatcattttatcTCTATTTCAAAACATGCAAATTTGAGGGTGTTacaacttgcacgttcactcatacatgctgcttctactcggaagtacgcatccacatacatccactcctttccatctccagattcacccaaaattattctactcctatccacgagagaatagccaaaaacattatcataTCCcagttattccccgtgaaataaatgctcgaaatattttggttactaccacttgctacattattccaggagggtgagtgctctgaaaaaaagtgaatacgagaaaataaaaaggggcaagtgcccgaaacctcgaagaaaagaaaaagtgagacgagaggtaaaaatggacaagtgtccgacagtagaattaggggcacaagatacccacctgagagaaaagaaaaacaaaatatagagcatctcattccccctcaaaaaaagcttcaaagtgcaagaaaggtatgtatcccctcaaaagagcaaaagtagaattagactttcaccattgttttcaccattatcaccatcatcaccatacaccattcattcgccacacatgcacatcttgatttgacttattgacttgtttctctggatccatggtttgactatgcaagaaatgtcttgtaagtatgttttagctgtctcccacctatgagctccagatatcaaaaccttattagagtagggtgagagagaaggcaatgtcactatgcctcataccacaaataccacatactttgagagaaggcatataccatcactgccttggtaagaattcagaaataccacaaaagagagatttgagagagagtcatacaaggaatctctgagttttatttgaaaatctgcaaaaactccagaactatagttgatcaagaacaagagacatggcgcttgacttgaccgttctatcttttaaccgctcaagacacaagtgacggttgcaagccccatggtggaaggtaatatgagtaagtttaaatcttaacagtttaccctaacccagagttgagatcttgtttgaacgcatgtgtacctttaaggcatgaaaccactgcagaaactcttgagtccatccttgctcagggacgagcaagaggtaagcttggaggagttgttgacggtgcttaagtatcaaatttaatcatcaaataaataaagaaaaggatccaaatgcaaccaacacctagacttagggttttatctgacagaattccatgagttttggtgtttgtctatttctgcagggggttatcaggaaatatagaggaaaggcccacacgtcgggtttacatagagatattaacgtgccgcacaattttctatcatctagaagactccagaagccacgggaacgaacgggaagccgagtgggctcggggacagggcgcccgccctcccctcatgggcgcccgccctgctaaaggagccaatcaggctccgcctcgcgtattatgctccaccgacctaaaggatcaaggaaaaccgtacgattaaggttggttcgatctgacggcacacattcatttggaaggacgatataagcaggccccctggcccctagaggagacacctcttgatccttattcattattcatagatagagcaaaagctagggtttggagatgagagctctcctctcatgtctaaactagagtagatctagatagtagcgagatggagagcgagggaggattggaggagaggccggcctgtcggttcttcctctggttgtacttcgccatgatcaagctctaatcaagcttgctcatgggatgactctggtaatctacttctatttcattatgcaattactattcatgtatgttctggttcacaactcttttgagtacttttaatctataggaccctataggttagagttgtagtataggtgtaagcgtggtgcttagacctagattacttgtggatatcccctgtctagccggatcgtgtggtaggccgcgtaggtgacagctatgtTGGTCCACTGTAGTCCatctcccgttagcaggactggtagggtttatcggcctatggataagcatcctttgtggtgtattcttatcgcgtggttcgtcccagacatagacatacccctttgaagtagagaaaccatagttatcctctctattctcctaccatcgctcatatactagattgctctactctctattcccatattatcacccattgttatcttacctttaatattgttcttattcaattctaccatctttccaatttacacctacctatctatctaggttaagttagagcgtagatcagttctcccgtttccctatggatacgataaaacctttaactggataaaagctacaacggtatccgtgcgcttgcggatttatctgtgtgcgtataaataccatagtacactctagtgccatgctggggatgacaacgtagtattcaagtggtgttagcaagtgtcaacagtagATACTTAGCAGTATAGGCTAGACACTATGTGAGATACTCATTTTACCAAATGGGTTCATACCTTGTGTGCTTAGTGCAAACCAAAGATTCCTTGGTTCATCAAAAAAAGACTTATACATGGAATCAATGTATCGCCACTAAATACCATCTGCTGGGTGTCGTATACAATCATCAACCTTGCGGCTATCTGAGTGCCAAGTCAATAGATGTGCGTCCTTAGAGGTTGCAAACAATCGTTTGAGGCGAGGGATTATAGGGAAGTACCATACAACCTTCCTATGAACTTTATGACGCATCATCATGCCGTCAACACCCATATCACTTCTATGTTTGTAACGAGAGGTCTGACAGTTGGGGCATTGTGTGGCCTCTTTATTGTCACCATGGTACAAGATGCAGTCATTCTTGCAAGCATCAATTTTCTCAAACTTCAATCCCACTGGACAAATAATCTTTTTAGCCTCATATGTAGTCTTGGGTATCACATTTCCCTCAGGAAACATATCTGTAAGCACTTCTAGCAATTTTTTGAAGCCATCATCAGTCCAATGATTTGATGCCTTCAATTGGAGAAGCTTTAGCGAACCAGACTACCTGTTATACCTCTTGGAATTCGGATACAGTGGGGTCTTCATATCATTCTTAAGTTGTTCCAACTTCTTTAACTCTGCATCAGTACGCTTATCAAAGCCAAAGGCATCACGCAACATCTCCTATAGATTCTCAGCAAGTTGGTCTTCATCAAAGCTCACAGCTATATCTGTTACATCATCATCACAAAGTTCTTGATTGTCAAATGGTGCTTCCTCATCATCACGACCGATATCAGTTTCATGGAGGCCATCCTCGCCATACTGTTGACCAGCAGCCTGCACTTGGTCTCGGTGATTGACACCTTCTTCTCCATGTTTGTTCCAACATGTATAGTCATCCATGAATCCTCGAATTATTAGATGTTCATTGATTACATCCAAATCCAAGAATTGCTTTTCATTCTTACAATCAATGCATGGACACCACACTGATGACTTATGTCCATTCGACATATCTGTCTGTGCAGCTGTCACAAAAGATTGAAGACCATTCACGAACTGAAGACTAGTACGATTCCCAAGATACATCCAGCAGATTCGATCTGCCATAGTCTAAAcaaaattgaaaaatgaaagaACAAGTCAATGAACCACAACATAATTGTGGATATAATTAATGTCATCCTGTCAAAGTTTAGAATGCAAAACTTGCAAGCTTTATTTGCTGAGCTAGCTCACCTGGCCATTGCTGGGAGGCGAAGCACTAGTACTGCCGGAGGATGGCATTTGAGAAGTAAGCGATCGAGCACGCCGATGGCCTGCTGCAGAGATTGAGATATAGAATTAAGCAAACGGCTAGATTGCATCTGCCAGGAGCAGCAGGACTGATCTGCTAACCTGATAGAAGCGATCGAGCTGGCTGAGCACGTCGGGAAGAGATCGATGTCGTCGGTGAATGGATGATGGATGATCAAAAGCAGATCATATCCAGATCGAGCAGAGCTTGGAATGGCCGGTACTCGCTGGGCTTAGCATACAATGTGCGCTTACTGCTAGATTTCGTGTCAGGCTGCATGCGTCGTGCCCCCACTGCCCCGTACGGCCATGCGAGCTGCCGCCCAAAAGGACGATGAGTGCCTCCCGCGCGCCTCGCCTGGCCTTGCACGCTGCCGTCAGCGGCTGCCGATGCTGTGCACCCGGATATAGCTCCCGCCGGCAGGCAGAGGGCGCGCGGGCGCCACGATCGACCGACCGGCCGACGCTGGCCGCCCtgagctaattgatcaaactaTCCTCGCGGGCGCTCGTGGGCTCGCCCCGCTTTGCAACTGAGGATCACTACGGAGACTTTTGAATAaacaaaaaaattcaaacatgaTCAGTGCAATAATCGGTGGCACCAAGAACTGGGCCTGCTGCAGAGATGTCAGATGAGAACGCATGCGGCAGAGCCTTTGCTACACGCGTGCGGCTCGGCTCTAAGTCTTTGCGTACACACACCGCTTTCCTGTGCCCAAAAATCACTGGAGAGAAGTCTAAATTTACCGTAAGAAAATTTTAGACTAATGGAAGTGATGAGAGGTTAATTAGATTTCTAAATTGTTTATTTATCTTCTCTTGAT encodes:
- the LOC8062543 gene encoding uncharacterized protein LOC8062543, yielding MPSSGSTSASPPSNGQTMADRICWMYLGNRTSLQFVNGLQSFVTAAQTDMSNGHKSSVWCPCIDCKNEKQFLDLDVINEHLIIRGFMDDYTCWNKHGEEGVNHRDQVQAAGQQYGEDGLHETDIGRDDEEAPFDNQELCDDDVTDIAVSFDEDQLAENL